Genomic window (Flavobacteriales bacterium):
CAATGTCGCTTATCTGATCGCGCAGCGTGAGTACCAGCATTTCAAGAATGCATTGCCACTTGGAAATGGTAATGTCCGTTCTCAGTTTGCGTGTAATGAGCCAAGCAGAAAGCACCAGCACCAACATGACGGCCCATGTGGTAACGATGGTCAGATTGAGCTCCACGAAGCCCTGCTGCCAGAAGATCGTCTCGTCAGGACTGAGTTTCATGTTCCGTCTCTTTTAAAGATGAGCTGTTCTTTCTGTCCACGGTTGCGGTAATGCGCATCACGAAAATTCTCGATAGGATGAACCCTACCAAACAGGCCAGCAGCTTGCGAAGGTCGCCAGCTCCCACAAGGTAAAAGCTGACCAACGTCACCGCAACGCGCACCACCATACTTCCCAATGCCCACAGGGCCGGATGCTTTGCATCCATCAACTTTTTGGTGGTGTACCAAAGCCCCATGAAAAAGAAGACACCCACAAGGATTCCGACCAAAAATGAAGGCATAAGCAACAGTATATCAGTCATTTTCATCGTTATCCTGATGCATTTGTTCACGTTCCCGTTCCACCCAACTCCACGCAATGATGCAACCGATGAACAACCCTGCCAACAGCAGGGTCAATGTCCACG
Coding sequences:
- a CDS encoding ATP synthase subunit I — encoded protein: MKMTDILLLMPSFLVGILVGVFFFMGLWYTTKKLMDAKHPALWALGSMVVRVAVTLVSFYLVGAGDLRKLLACLVGFILSRIFVMRITATVDRKNSSSLKETEHETQS